From Zea mays cultivar B73 chromosome 3, Zm-B73-REFERENCE-NAM-5.0, whole genome shotgun sequence:
TGCTATCTAGGAGATTTGAGGACGAACAAGTAGTTTTACCTGAAGTTGGGGTCGTCTTTGTAGCTAAAGATTTCGGGCTCAGGAGATCCTTCCTCCTGCTCCTTGGTCACCAccacagaagaagaagaagaggcgccagATGCAGTGCAGAGAAGACGGTTTCCTCTCCCTGGGGCTAGCGCGACACGCTTCCTGTATGCTGGAGGACATGCAGAGGAAGAATGGTTGCTTGGGAGAGAGAGCTGCAGACAGATgcaggctgctgctgctgctgccatgGCTCCCTGGACGGACGGACGGTGAGTGAATCTGGGGAGAGAAGAGGAGATTGTTTGCCTCGCGGCGCCTGGGATTATTGGGAAAGAGGAGGTGTGGAACCATTGGATGGGATAGCGGCCACGTGGCACGCCCACTGGTGACTGTTGTGTGGGAGGAATAGAATGCAAACATGGAGTCATGAAGATGCAGACACAGCTTTGTCAGCAAGCAAAGATCTTTTGATCAGCCGGCCACCCGTAGGTACAGTACAGTACTGTGCTGTGACATGATTTAAGGCCAGGGATGCCATGCCATCCATATAATATACACAGTTTCATTTACACGAGCATCCTACATCCTCCTAATAATtagtaataaataaataaatccctttgagcaccaccaccaccaccacgatTAATTAGAAAGAGAAAGAAGGACAGGCAAGGTGTTGTTTGTTTGAAGATTGCTTAATTAGCTGCACAGATTTGGAGTACATGCGCCGTCTGGTGTCTGCTGCTCTTTCCAGATCCGTCCGGTGATCCTGAGCTTGAGCTCCTTCCGGTCCCCGCCGGAGAAGAAGAGCGCCATGTTCCTCTGGATGATGAGGCCGTCGTGGCTGTCCCTCACCTTGCGGTGGCTGTCGCGGACGCTCCTTGGGGTGCCCTCCCACACCATCTTCCTCCCGTTGGCGCCGACCTCGAGGCTGTAGCTGTAGTTCTTGGCCTCGTTCTCGTCCCCCATGAAGCGGAGGAAGGCCATGTACACGGGCGCCATCCCGAGCTGGAACGCCTCGAAGTGCAGGCAGAAGTAGTGGCCGAAGCAGTGGAACACCGTCAGCATCCAGGTGGCGTTCTCCACCTCCCGCGGGTTGGATTTCACGTATCTGTGGTTGAAGGTGCAGCCGCTGTGCATGTCCACCTTGTGGTCGTCCCTCAGGTGGGAGACGAGGGAAGGGATGTCGCCGGCCGCGCCGCACTCGGAGCCGGCGTAGGGGCAGTTGTACGGTCTCAGGCCGCACTGCGCCTCGTGCTTTATCTTGCTGTAGTAAGGCATGATCTCCGGGCACCCCAGCGAGTAGTACCTGCAGGGGAGCTCCAGCGACTCGGCGACTTTCTCCAGCGCCAGACACCTGATGTCGCCCAGCTCTTGCCTGCAGGTAGGGCAACGGTTGTGTACTCTGGCCTTGCATGTGGAACACAGCGTGTGTCCATTGGGGCACTGCATACATATGCAGATTGTCATCTCAATTCCATCCAACCAGATAGAGGATGCAGGCGGCCACCTGGTGGATCGGCGGGAACATGGAGTTGGTGCACACGGGGCACTCCAGCAGCTCGTGGACGCCGCCGTTGGTCACGGCCTTGGGCCACGGCCGGGCGGCGCCGCCATCCACGTCGCCCGCCGGGGCGTCGGGCAGCGAGACGCAGTCCACGTCCATGGCCGCCCGCCGGCCCGCCCGCCTCCGCTCCCTGGGCTCCGGGACACGGAGGGgatgagggagggagggagaaggGAGGCTGGGGCGGCGCGGGCGCCCGGCGATTTGTGGCGGGAGAGAGGACGGAAGGCGGGGGCGCGCCGCGGATTCCGGGGCTATAATGGCGCGGCAGCACGACCATCTTTTTTCCCTTTTCCCTATGTTTCTTCGCTGGTGGATGATGGGCAATGGAACCCTCCATCCAGTAGACACAGGTAGTGTAACAGTTTTAAAATTAAATGTAGACTCCCTTCTCACAAGTGGTTCCATGGTCTAGCGGTTAGGACATTGGACTCTGAATCCAGTAACCCGAGTTCAAATCTCGGTGGaacctttttttttaaaaaaaatgtttTTTTACCCCCCGAACACAGTCTTTGCTGTGTGTGAAGTGAACCCGTccatttgttgcatgtttaaaaaCGGCTGTCTGTTTTGTACAGTGGCTGTTGCTGCATGTTTTTGTCATCTTTCTTGCAAAGGCAGCAGCAGAGACAGCGCTGCTAGTGGTGGGTATTTTAAAAACGAAACCCAAATCCGAATTGAATCCAAATAGACCGAATTCGGGTTTTCGGGTTCTGGTTCGGttcctatatgtgctatatttcggggtatgggttcgggttcggttcctaaccttTAAAATCCGAATAGACCGAATAAACCAAAATATAAAAAAGCCCTTAATATATGATgatattattatatgatttaCGAACTTATTATCTAAAAATTATGATATCATCTTAAAGATAGTATATATATCTCAGTATGTTAttttttatagtcacttgttgtaataatagtacttccaattaattattaattgtatatattttaacaaaagaTAATAATCTCTCTACTATTTCAgtctattcggtggaccgaataAATCAAACCGAAATTGtgggtctattcgggttcggtttctaaaattattttgaaaatttCGGTTCTCATTTTTCATAATCCGAAATTTCAAAAACTCGAATAAATAGAACCAAATTACCCTTATAGACCGAATGCCTAGCCCTAAGCGCTGCGGAACTGGCAGTCGATCATGCTGATGAACATTACATGTATAAACataaaaactcttttgttgttgcAACATATGTTTGACAATGTTTTGGATTAAACCATGCCTGTGTTTTCCAACCTGAGCTTTGTATGGCACATCGATCGTGATATGTGCCTTTCAAAAGTAACCTATGTTTTCAGAAACGGGCCTTTTTAAGAGGTCTTTTTTTTTTGTTAATGGATCTTGAGAGTTGGACCTCTTTAACCGTTTTGCCGAAAGTACCGTATCACACTCGGATTTAAGAGCAAATCCGGATACATCTCAATTGTATACTAGTGGAGGATTTTGTAAAAAATAACTAAATAGATTACATCATATGACAACAATGATACTCCGCTACCAAAGTTGACTGGAagacgacggtctagacctctCTGACCTCATCGCATCGTTACATCATATGACGATAACGATATTTTAGACACAATAAATATGATAGATGAGATCCAACTTATCATGATTATATCTAATATTAAATTCATGTTGCATGCCAATTTTGCATGTGAAAGAGTAAGTGGTGGTGGTTGTCTATCATGTGGGAAGCGCAAGCCTATCACATGGAAAAATACTCCTAACCTACTACTAACATACCTTCCAACCAATCCGTTCGATCCACATTGTTAATGAACATCTCGATTTTTTCGTAGATCGACAATGAACCGGAGATCCGATCGACGAACCAGAAGCGTGGTGACGAATTTCTTACCGAGCCGGTCACGACGATGTTTTGGGTTGCCCCAAAGATAAACAAAAGTTGAGAAATTCATCGTCAGAGTTTTTGATAGAGTTGGGGAGGGAATCGAATTGTGACGAGATGGTCATGGCGGCTTATGGCTACGAGTTTAGCTGACGGGGGCTATTGTGGCTTAGATGATGGTGTCGCTGCTGCGAGGCTATAGAGTAGATGAGTCTTGGTTAATTGATTGAGATTTTATGATGACATGTATTTATAAATAGGTAGGGAGGTGGACATTTAGATCTAATCTGGTAACCTATGATAATCTAACTCTGTTAATCCGTTACAATCTTATTCCTATCTATTTAGTATTTCAATTGTCTATTTTATTTCAATAATATTGTTGTCATATTTATATTCCTAGAGTACTAATCATATTAGACCTCTAATAATTTAAATAAATCTTAGAATATACTTTTATTTAAAATGTAAATTGATTTTTAGGTGTTACACGTGAGTTTGAAAGAGGATTTTTTCTTAAAGTCTTTATTGTAATATCCTAATTTGTATTGTATCTATTTAAAGAACGTCGCGTACAAACAAACAAGACAAACCAATCAAACATACATTAATATATTATTTTAGCTTGTATTTTATTTCTAACTAAAGGCAACATAGTCGGTCATTCTTGCTTCTGGATTATAGTGCCTACGTAAAGATAACGACTTATGATCCCAGGAGTCAGAAAGTCATCCTTTGAATAGGTCATAACTTGTGCACTAAATAAATATAAATTTTACAACACAGTCAATAAACCTACAATAAGAACACATTTATGATTATGCAAGGCTTCCACGCTCGACCACTATCTTGtttctttttctattttaaatttaaaatttaagTCTAATTTAGAGCTAAATTAAAATTTTATATTTCAAACATAAATTGCAAAAAAAACTCAACATAAATGTAAGAAAATATTAATTATTTTATCCATTTAAGCAAATGCTTTAAACAATACATATAACTTATTAGGAATAATTTATGTAAGATGTTTTATCATAATAGTTATTCAAGCAAATAATTCAAACACATAATCAAAAATTTATATTAAACATTTATTTAATTTTATGGGAAATGGTTTTACATTATAATTTTATTATAAAAACTCTTTAAATTTTAAATCTCTAAATAATTTCCTTTAATCATAAAAATAGGATTTTGGTGTGTTACATCTCAGCTTCGCAATTCGTAGTCACACAACAAAAGGGAAATCCACATCCGAACCGGAGGTTGGCTAGGGTTGGTTATCAAGCCATCTTAGCCCGACTCGTTCGAGTTTGAGTTGGCTCGGTTAGGCTCGTTATGctaacgagccacagagtcagctcggctcgtttACAGGCTCGAGCTTGTTTGTTTAGCTCGCGAGTCAGAGCAGAAAAAATGTATATAATCAAATTCTAGTTAacttcaaactaatttaacaacagaaaataataattatactcatagtttcacataCCACATCAATGTAACACCAGATTAACATAACTCATCAATTAACAATTCACACACATATTCATCAATTTAACCCCAATTATTTTCGCAAAGAACAATTTAAGACATAGACACAATTTATTAATTATTAGTTTAACTCTTAGACCATAGACAccacacatacatataacatgttcatcattTGTTATTTAAATGATATACATATAGCTTCGTTTTGCTGAAATGTGATATCTCGTTTAGTttgcgagctggctcgttaatgaTTAATGAACCAAGCTAGGATGTCAACTCATCTCGTTAAAAAAATTCAAACGAGTCAATCCGAGTCGAGCGGAGTTGAACTGACCACGAACCGAGCGAGTCGACAAGATACAATCATTTCGTCCAGCACTAAGATTGACTCTAGGCACCATAGGAACATATTTTCAAATTCTCGAAAAACTTAGAGCATCtctttttgtcggggaccataattaggggtaccctcaaggctcctaattctcagttggtaacctccatcagcataaagctgcaaaggcctgatgggtgcgattaagtcagggatcggtccattcgagggacacgatcacgcctcgcccgagcctagcctcggggaagggcagccgaccccggaggatctccgcctcgcccgaggcccccctccagcggctaacgtatttccggctcgcctgaggccctgtcttcgccaagaagcaaccctgaccaaatcgtcgcgccgaccgaccaaatcgcaggagcatttaatgcaaaggcagcctgacgcctttatcctgacgcgcgcccttcagtcgacagagccgaagtgaccgccgtcacttcgccgctccactgaccggtctgacagaaatacagcgctgcctgcgccgctccgactgcggtgccacttgacagagtgaggctgacaggcagtcaggcccggccgcgggcaccataggaagctccgcttcgcccgacccagggctcggactcgggctaagccccggaagacggcgaactccgctccgcccgacctagggctcggactcgggctaagtcccggaagacggcgaactccgctccgcccgacccagggctcggactcgggctaagtcccggaagacggcgaactccgctccgcccgacccagggctcggacttgggctcagccccagaagacgacgaactccgcttcgcccgacccatggctcggacttgggctaagccccagaagacgacgaacttcgcttcgcccgaccccagggctcggactccgccctggcctcagccaacggtctccgcctcgcccgacccaggggctcggactcgacctcggccacggaagacggactcgacctcggcttcggaggagcttccacatcgcccaacctagggcgcagacctgccacgtcaacaggaggcgccatcattaccctaccccaagctgactcgggccacggggaacaagaccggcgtcccatctggctcgctccgccagataggcaatgatggcgccccgcatactcagtgacgacggcggctctcagcccccttacggaagcaagaggacgtcagcaaggactcaacagctccgacagttgtccctccgctaggctccagcgctcctccgacggccacgacatcacaccagctgggtgccaaaatctctccggctgccacaacggcatgtacttagggcgctagctctcctccgctagacacgtggcactccgctacacccccattgtacacctggatcctctccttacgcctataaaaggaaggaccagagccctcttaggaagggttggccgcgcggggacgaggacgagataggcgctcgcgtgaggccgctcgctccctctcccgtgtggacgcttgtaaccccctactgcaagcgcacccgacctgggcgcgggacgaacacgaaggccgcgggattcccacctctctcatgcccatctccggccacctcacttcccccttcgcgctcggcctcgcgccgacccatctgggctggggcacgcggcgacatctcactcgtcggcttagggactccccggtctcgaaacgccgacagttggcgcgccaggtaggggcctgctgcgtgttgacgaacagcttcccgtcaagctccagatgggcagtctccagcaacctctccgacccgggacggtgctccgtttcgggagccttgagttcatgtccctcgacggcggctacgacatgatactccttccaccgccggacgacagcgacaatggcggccgacagcccgcctgccggcagcggaatcgacgacgtcttcccagcgtggtggaagaacaacattcgagctcgccccgtcctctcccccgccaacggaggaggaggcggggcaaccaaggccaagcaggaggcagcgcctcgtcggctgtcgagcgagtcgacggccccagcgccccaacggggggcgcgtcgggcatcgacctcgcgtctgagacgaaggcgagcgccgtctccccgcgacacgccaactccgagcaaacggacgacgccggcacgctcgcgaaaaggcttcctggacgtcaccctcgtacctgagacgacggtgcagtcagtccccgacgtgacttcatcaccgcctgtcgaccaagaggtaccgaccgattcccatcccacgcctttcggattcagcctcgacccgcctagcttcttcgctttggcggacgctctcgtagaggcgagtccgaaccctctggggtttcgtatgcggtcaccttgggaccggctgacggacgtctcgacctacaggccctctgggtccgaggaagatgacgagcccagcttctgttaggatttctctggacttggcaaccccagtgccatgtgggacttcatgaccgcatgcgactactgcctttccgactgttccgacggtagctgcagccttggcgacgaggactgcggcccaagccgcgaatgtttccacgtcgatctagggggtccctccgaaggcaaccatctcggcatgccggaggacggtgacctccctaggctggtgcctcgcgttgacatcccacgggagctagctgtggtccccgttcagacagggggccatgacccacagctcgagcaaatccgcggggtgcaggccaggctcgacgagggagtaggagcgcttgagccgatccgccgggacgtcgggcaggaatgggcgggccagcctccggccggagaaatatgtcatctaccccagggcttccagcaccgcatcgccggcgatgtcagggtcaggccgccacccgcatccagtggggttggccagaacctagctgcagcagcaatgctcctccgcgcgatgccgcagccatcaaccaccgaggggcagcgaatccagggagagctcaagaatctcctggaaggcgccgcggtccgacgggccgggagctccgcctcccgaaggcaggggtacccctcagaacctcatgccgcaacttcccgattcatgcgggaagcctcggtctacaccgggcgcacgcgcaacacagcgcctgcggccccgggtcgccttgacaacgagcaccatcaccgcgaccgtcgggcccacctcgacgagagggtgcgccgaggctacctccccaggcgtgggggacgctacgacagcggggaggaccggagtccctcgcccgaaccacccggtccgcaggccttcagccgggccatacgacgggcaccgttcccgacccggttccgacccccgactactatcacaaagtactcgggggagacgagaccggaactgtggctcgcggactactgtctggcctgccaactg
This genomic window contains:
- the LOC100170242 gene encoding E3 ubiquitin-protein ligase SINAT3, with protein sequence MDVDCVSLPDAPAGDVDGGAARPWPKAVTNGGVHELLECPVCTNSMFPPIHQCPNGHTLCSTCKARVHNRCPTCRQELGDIRCLALEKVAESLELPCRYYSLGCPEIMPYYSKIKHEAQCGLRPYNCPYAGSECGAAGDIPSLVSHLRDDHKVDMHSGCTFNHRYVKSNPREVENATWMLTVFHCFGHYFCLHFEAFQLGMAPVYMAFLRFMGDENEAKNYSYSLEVGANGRKMVWEGTPRSVRDSHRKVRDSHDGLIIQRNMALFFSGGDRKELKLRITGRIWKEQQTPDGACTPNLCS
- the LOC103649536 gene encoding uncharacterized protein LOC103649536, with protein sequence MAAAAAACICLQLSLPSNHSSSACPPAYRKRVALAPGRGNRLLCTASGASSSSSVVVTKEQEEGSPEPEIFSYKDDPNFRGCKGCGRDELQRGCNGQGRIQGGIAAVPGFGWWPIKAYRPCPGFVASGGRYRRQGQSMDDVASGRGKKKPSPAKKQA